The segment CCCATGCACCATTTGTTGCCCCACTCGAGCATAGAGACTGGGGTATGAATGAATGAAGGAATTCTAATGACGTCCACAAGACCCAATGGTCCAAGGGACCAAGAGACACCAAATTAACCCATTTTCAAATTCTTTTCCATGCTAGTTCTTTTGTTATGAATCTTGAGTAAGAAAACTTGACATGTTTGTGAAGCCTTGTCTCTTCAAAAAGCACATTCAAACTATCCACCTTTAAGTCGTTATCAAACTAACTATTGATATCTTCTTATGCTACACACTCCATGGTGAAATGCCATTCAATTTCCACCACTCCCTTGTCGCAAAAAATGCAAGTCCTCTCATCCTAATCTTCTTTGGGAACCATCCATCTACCTATTTCACATTTGAGATGATGAGAGCTAGTCTTCAACTACCCAATTGAAAATTTAGCCTTCCCCTTTATTGTAGATCTCAAATAAACTTTTTCATCATACTTCTACATTGatataatatgatttttttttctacCCAACTATTTTGACCCCATGACAttcctaaatttttcttttatttattttttattgaaaataatttgaattcAACACCTTTTAGATGCCTACAACATAGACTTTATcaaatatcaaatatcaaatatcCAATATCCAATATCCAATATCCAATATCCTTGACATTCTTGATATTATATGATTATTTTCCACATACCTAATTGTTTTGACAACATGATATTCCTCAATTTATGGAATATCCACTTTTTATTTCCTAATTAGCGTTATGGGAAGGCAATGGATGACTCTTAACTCTAATTAGTGACCACGCGTCCATCTCTATTTATTGCGTCATAAGCGAGAGCTATATATAGATTCCGTGTAGAGCTAAGTCGGTTGTTCTCCTATAGTAAACCCTTTGTGCAGGTGACATCTTCCTCCATTTTTGCACTCTATAATTTTCTTTGTAACCTGTGATTGGCAAATCATTAATCATGTTGAGCAGCGTTGTTCGAAACGTGGGGAGGGTTGTTCGTGGCGGTGGAGGTGGAGGGGCGTCGAACGGAGCACCACTCGCAGCTGGCGTTCGAGGATACCACGAGAGGGTGGTTGATCATTACAACAATCCACGCAACGTGGGCTCTTTCGACAAAAACGATCCTGACGTAGGCACAGGCTTAGTGGGTGCTCCTGCCTGTGGGGATGTCATGAAATTGCAGATTAAAGTGGATGAGAAAACAGGGGAAGTTAAAGATGCCTGCTTCAAAACCTTTGGCTGTGGCTCTGCTATTGCTTCCTCCTCTCTGGGTATGTACAAGAACGCCttttcattgtcaattcattttctTTTATCAATCAATGTGATTTGCAGCCCTCGCCCAACATCACATGATGAGAAGTTTGAGGGGGGTACCAGTAGCTTTATAATTTTGTGTGTGTTTAGGTTTTATTTTTTCTGCAATAAATTCCCTGGTAATTATCCCAAGTTCAAGTCTCAGGGTGCACGAGGCTGTGATTACGTAAACGGACATCAAATCCAAGTTTGTTGGAATCGATGGCATTAAAAGTCAAATCCCAAAGCTGAAACAAAAAGAAGAGACTTTTTAACCCTGTCGATCATGGCAATTGCTCTTCTTACAATAGACAGTAGTGATGGAAATTAATCCACAAACTGACAACTTTGTTGACTTGAACTTTACATTTTGTGAAACAAATTAGAAATTTAAGCCTACTGTTTCCAAATTTGTCGGCAAAACATTACGAAAGAACAAAAGATTGACACTAGTCCATGTAATGCACGAGACATAAGGTTTAAACTGGGAAATTCTACAATAAAAAGGCCAACAGCAAAATATAGTTAACAATTGTATTGATAAACATAGAATCCAACTAACATATAGTCTCCTTATTCCACATTTCTTAATCTGCAGaaatctttttttttgttgttgcctCAACACGCATACAACATCATTACATCATCAGTCATCAACGAAACATCATCGTGTTTCTTCTATATCAAGGACTAGATGTAAACCAAGTCATTTCCTAGAATCCCAATCAACTTAACATTCGAACCGCCTAAGGAGTGGCAACCGTCACACAAATAAACACTGACTGTACTGGTGATGTCATACTTACTAGATGTCACTCACACTCCAAATCGACAAACCACTCATTAGTCGAGATACTCCCTCAATGAGAAATCACTAATTGTTGACAAATATACGTGCTGTATGAAGAAATACTGAACAGTCTTTTATAGCACTACGAAGATCAATCCAATGGGTTGTGGTTGTAGAGACAACACTATTAGGAGTTGCGGTACTCTAAAGAATTTTCATCTACCTGTCCTTTGCTGTCA is part of the Cryptomeria japonica chromosome 10, Sugi_1.0, whole genome shotgun sequence genome and harbors:
- the LOC131029822 gene encoding uncharacterized protein LOC131029822; translation: MLSSVVRNVGRVVRGGGGGGASNGAPLAAGVRGYHERVVDHYNNPRNVGSFDKNDPDVGTGLVGAPACGDVMKLQIKVDEKTGEVKDACFKTFGCGSAIASSSLASEWIKGKKMEEAVSIKNSDIAKHLSLPPVKLHCSMLAEDAIKAAVKDYEAKRAKRNGQSEVQQNEQITATA